In Nostoc sp. GT001, a genomic segment contains:
- a CDS encoding pentapeptide repeat-containing protein — MANREHLTLLKAGAVKWIEWRKKNPQIEPDLSAANLQGNNLRGANLQGVNLRKVDLGNALLVRANLSGADLSSANLYKALLNEANLSAANFSVANLSGAILTQADLSHADLIGADLSQVDLRGAAIAYANLIGTDLKGANLRDADLGAAKLMRANLSFANLIEANLIAADLSEASLYEAEVLGAYLYKADLYKANLTKAHLSGAYLLRANLSEADLSQADLSWTNLRDANLAGANLRGTNLRGADIRGANLSGVNLQETIMPNISRHH; from the coding sequence ATGGCAAATCGAGAGCATCTAACTTTACTCAAAGCAGGTGCAGTTAAATGGATTGAGTGGAGAAAGAAAAATCCCCAGATTGAACCAGACCTCAGCGCTGCGAATTTGCAAGGCAATAACCTCAGAGGTGCAAACCTTCAAGGGGTAAACCTGAGAAAAGTCGATTTGGGTAATGCTTTACTTGTGCGGGCTAACCTCAGTGGTGCTGACCTCAGTAGTGCCAACCTCTACAAAGCCCTCCTGAATGAAGCTAACCTGAGTGCAGCTAACTTCAGTGTTGCTAACTTGAGTGGCGCTATACTTACGCAGGCGGATTTGAGTCATGCCGATTTGATTGGAGCTGACTTGAGTCAGGTGGATCTTAGAGGTGCTGCGATCGCATACGCTAATCTAATTGGTACTGACTTAAAAGGCGCTAACTTGAGAGATGCCGATTTAGGTGCAGCAAAGTTGATGCGGGCTAACCTCTCTTTTGCCAACCTCATTGAAGCTAACTTGATTGCGGCTGACCTCAGTGAGGCGAGTTTGTACGAAGCAGAAGTTTTAGGGGCTTATCTTTACAAAGCTGACCTGTACAAAGCTAATCTGACCAAGGCTCACCTAAGTGGTGCATACTTGTTGCGGGCTAACTTAAGTGAAGCTGATTTGAGTCAAGCTGACTTGAGTTGGACTAACTTGAGAGACGCGAATTTGGCAGGGGCGAATCTTAGAGGAACTAACCTTAGAGGAGCCGATATTCGGGGAGCTAACCTCAGCGGCGTAAATCTTCAAGAAACAATTATGCCTAACATTTCAAGACACCATTAG
- a CDS encoding element excision factor XisH family protein, with translation MVSHNFCRKCFRAIYQYILYYYILYYYILTRLEPDRRLYLAIRQETYSELFQEPIGKILLEKQRLCLLVFDSKREVILQWIP, from the coding sequence TTGGTTAGTCATAATTTTTGTAGAAAATGCTTTAGGGCAATATATCAATATATCTTATATTACTATATTCTCTATTACTATATTCTCACTCGCTTAGAACCTGACCGCCGCTTGTATCTGGCTATTCGTCAAGAAACCTACTCAGAACTATTTCAAGAACCAATTGGTAAAATATTATTAGAAAAGCAACGCCTTTGTTTACTTGTCTTCGACTCAAAGCGAGAGGTCATACTGCAATGGATACCTTGA
- a CDS encoding HNH endonuclease, producing MSSIPKSIRQKVINEAGYRCEYCCTSSRLIGMPLVMDHIFPTSLGGSDGRENLCASCYRCNEFKGAKITANDPVTNESVSLFNPRQQRWLEHFQ from the coding sequence GTGTCATCTATCCCTAAATCTATTCGTCAAAAAGTTATTAATGAAGCTGGATATAGATGTGAATATTGCTGCACATCTAGCCGTTTAATAGGTATGCCATTAGTAATGGATCATATTTTTCCCACTTCATTAGGAGGAAGTGATGGGCGAGAAAATTTATGTGCTTCTTGTTATCGTTGTAATGAATTTAAAGGAGCAAAAATAACTGCTAATGATCCTGTTACTAATGAATCTGTTTCTTTGTTTAATCCTCGTCAACAAAGATGGTTAGAGCATTTTCAGTAG
- the ahcY gene encoding adenosylhomocysteinase, producing MTATSPRLKHEVKDLGLAALGRQRIEWAGREMPVLKQIRDRFAIEKPFAGLRLVACAHITTETAHLAIALKAGGADALLIASNPLSTQDDVAASLVADHEIPVFAQKGEDNATYNRHVQIALDHRPNIIVDDGSDVVATLVQERQHQIADLIGSTEETTTGIVRLRAMFREGVLTFPAVNVNDADTKHFFDNRYGTGQSTLDGIIRATNILLAGKNVVVVGYGWCGKGTALRARGMGANVIVTEIDPIKAIEAVMDGFRVLPMAEAAPQGDIFITVTGNKHVVRGEHFDVMKDGAIVCNSGHFDLELDLKYLAAQAKEVKEVRPFTEEYKLKNGKSVVVLGQGRLINLAAAEGHPSAVMDMSFANQALACEFLVKNKGKLQPGLHSIPVEVDQEIARLKLQAIGITIDSLTADQIEYINSWTSGT from the coding sequence ATGACCGCAACTTCTCCCCGATTAAAGCACGAGGTTAAAGACCTCGGCCTAGCTGCCTTGGGAAGACAGCGCATTGAATGGGCTGGACGCGAAATGCCAGTTTTGAAGCAAATCCGCGATCGCTTTGCGATCGAAAAGCCCTTCGCTGGTTTACGCCTTGTAGCTTGTGCCCACATTACAACCGAAACAGCACATTTGGCGATCGCTCTGAAAGCCGGTGGTGCAGACGCGCTTTTAATTGCTAGCAATCCCCTATCAACTCAAGATGACGTAGCAGCTAGCCTCGTCGCCGATCATGAAATTCCCGTCTTTGCTCAAAAAGGCGAAGATAACGCAACTTATAACCGCCACGTCCAAATAGCTTTAGATCATCGCCCCAACATTATTGTTGATGACGGTAGCGATGTGGTTGCAACTTTGGTACAAGAACGTCAACACCAAATTGCTGATTTAATTGGTAGTACCGAAGAAACCACAACCGGTATCGTGCGGCTACGCGCCATGTTTAGAGAAGGCGTTCTCACCTTCCCCGCAGTCAACGTCAACGACGCTGATACCAAACACTTCTTTGATAATCGCTATGGTACTGGGCAATCAACCCTAGATGGCATTATCCGCGCCACAAACATTTTGTTGGCTGGGAAGAACGTTGTTGTCGTCGGTTATGGCTGGTGTGGGAAAGGTACAGCCCTCCGTGCCCGTGGCATGGGTGCTAACGTCATCGTCACCGAAATCGACCCCATCAAAGCAATTGAAGCCGTAATGGATGGCTTCCGCGTTCTGCCAATGGCTGAAGCTGCACCCCAAGGTGATATATTTATCACTGTGACTGGTAACAAACACGTCGTTCGCGGCGAACACTTCGATGTCATGAAAGACGGTGCGATCGTTTGTAACTCCGGTCACTTTGACTTGGAACTTGATTTGAAATACTTGGCTGCACAAGCTAAAGAAGTCAAAGAAGTTCGTCCTTTCACCGAAGAGTATAAATTGAAAAATGGTAAATCAGTTGTCGTTCTTGGACAAGGACGCTTGATTAACCTAGCTGCGGCTGAAGGACACCCTAGCGCAGTAATGGATATGAGTTTTGCCAACCAAGCTTTGGCTTGTGAATTCCTGGTGAAGAATAAAGGTAAGTTGCAACCTGGTTTGCACTCAATTCCTGTTGAAGTCGATCAAGAAATTGCTCGGTTGAAGTTACAGGCTATTGGTATCACGATTGATAGCCTAACTGCCGATCAAATAGAGTACATCAATTCTTGGACTTCAGGAACTTGA
- a CDS encoding mechanosensitive ion channel family protein, protein MAIGVVSVPKATAQIPFVPQLQAPSSISNDSDNRVVSGWIYLDGRRLFQIAATRTNFPERSEDIQKKLEKISQNYFQSPAKTPVKVDVRKVNELPVIYVNGQYLMTVTSEDAGLRQVDISTSANQVAESLQEDLQQARQERQIQYLIDQGKIAGGIGLAMIVMSWGVYSWQQRSQKNLERSLASQPQRELFNYPKPADQAITTQLNQRQQQHLQEAKRRLFQLSQAGIWGGGSFFILGLFPYTRGFQVAILTAAQFPLRLGVVCLATYVAIRLTYALIDRFASTLISSGAFLTPESSARLQLRVSTFSGVTKSITTAIWVGVGFLIALVSLGIDIVPLLAGASLVGVALSLASQNLIKDAINGFLIILEDQYALGDVINVGDVGGLVENLNLRMTQLRDSEGRLITIPNSEIKVVANLSSRWSRADLTIPIAYQADTEKALNLIATIADKMNQEMQWQSQILEPPQVLGIDQFGDRGLIIRVWIKTQPLKQWDVARELRRRLKVALDEAGISISVPQQAIWVNDDQLLNFPSNGKAN, encoded by the coding sequence ATGGCCATAGGCGTTGTATCTGTGCCAAAAGCCACAGCCCAGATTCCTTTTGTACCGCAACTGCAAGCTCCCAGCAGTATTAGTAATGATTCAGATAACAGAGTTGTTTCGGGCTGGATTTATTTAGATGGTCGTCGGTTATTTCAAATAGCGGCAACAAGAACCAACTTTCCTGAGCGTTCAGAAGATATTCAAAAGAAATTGGAGAAAATTAGTCAAAATTACTTTCAATCACCAGCAAAAACACCAGTCAAGGTGGATGTTCGCAAAGTAAACGAATTACCAGTAATTTATGTCAACGGTCAATATCTGATGACCGTTACTTCTGAAGACGCGGGACTGCGACAGGTAGATATATCGACATCGGCAAATCAAGTCGCCGAATCATTACAAGAAGACTTGCAACAAGCCAGGCAAGAAAGGCAAATTCAATATTTAATCGACCAAGGTAAAATTGCTGGCGGTATCGGACTAGCAATGATTGTCATGAGTTGGGGAGTATATAGTTGGCAGCAGCGTTCCCAAAAGAATTTAGAACGCTCCCTTGCCTCCCAACCCCAAAGGGAACTCTTCAACTACCCAAAACCAGCAGATCAAGCAATTACAACACAACTAAATCAACGACAACAGCAACATCTCCAAGAAGCCAAGAGACGATTGTTTCAGCTAAGTCAAGCCGGAATTTGGGGAGGTGGAAGCTTCTTTATTTTGGGCTTATTTCCCTATACACGAGGTTTTCAGGTAGCAATTCTCACAGCCGCCCAATTTCCTTTGCGATTAGGTGTCGTATGCCTGGCAACCTATGTAGCAATTCGTTTGACCTACGCCCTGATTGACCGCTTCGCCTCCACTCTGATTAGCAGTGGTGCTTTCCTCACTCCAGAAAGTTCTGCACGTCTGCAACTGCGAGTTTCCACATTTTCTGGTGTCACTAAAAGTATTACTACTGCTATCTGGGTAGGAGTAGGTTTCTTGATAGCGCTGGTATCCTTGGGGATAGATATCGTTCCCTTACTGGCGGGTGCTAGTTTAGTTGGTGTTGCATTATCTCTGGCATCGCAAAACTTAATTAAAGATGCGATTAACGGGTTCCTGATCATTTTAGAAGACCAGTATGCTTTAGGGGATGTAATTAATGTGGGAGACGTGGGAGGCTTAGTAGAAAATCTAAATCTGCGGATGACTCAACTACGAGATTCCGAAGGACGCTTAATCACAATTCCTAATAGTGAAATCAAAGTTGTTGCCAATCTTTCTAGTCGTTGGTCGCGAGCCGATTTAACAATTCCCATCGCTTACCAAGCCGATACAGAAAAGGCTTTGAACTTGATTGCAACTATTGCCGATAAGATGAATCAAGAAATGCAATGGCAGAGTCAAATTTTGGAACCGCCGCAAGTTTTGGGAATAGATCAATTTGGCGATCGCGGTTTGATTATTCGTGTATGGATTAAAACACAGCCCCTCAAACAATGGGATGTCGCACGGGAACTTCGCCGCCGCCTAAAAGTTGCCCTAGACGAAGCTGGAATTTCCATCTCTGTACCTCAACAAGCAATTTGGGTCAATGACGATCAATTGTTAAATTTTCCGAGTAATGGCAAAGCTAATTAG